The Colius striatus isolate bColStr4 chromosome 23, bColStr4.1.hap1, whole genome shotgun sequence genome segment ttgggtttttttgtctctccGATTAAAAAGAGCCATCCCTGGCTGTCAAATGCTGTGCACGAGTTTGTCTGATACAGTTTCTATTGCCTGGCCTGggtctggttttggtttggggtctTGTTTTAGTTTatgatattatttttcttcagtgcagCCCTCCAAATGTGCTCGAGATTGCCTTTGTTACTTTTATAAATTCTTGGTCTTATCTTTAAGCTGTGTCACTGCTTAGAAGCTCTGCTGGTGGAGGGCTCTGGAGCTTAAAACTCAGTAAGCTGCCTGTGTTTCCTTCTACTTCAGTACTAAAACAACATGGGAAGTTTTGTACCCACAGAGAGTTAACTGTGCATCTGCTTTGCAGCAATCCAGCTGGATGTGCACATACATCTGAATTTTCTTGTTCAAGACAGAGCTTGGAGATACTTCTGCAGAAGAAGGTCCTTCTGCAGTACACGGAACTACACGGGATCCTGTAGTCAGCCTCCTCAAGAAGGATGTACCTGTTTTGTCCTTCAAGAGATGAATTGCAGATTTCCCCACTATTAAAAACTGAGTAGCTGCAATTGATTCTAAAgggctttatttaaaaataagcaaaagtaACAGTGTGTCAGAACGAGGGGCGTGTAGCTGCAAATCCTGTGCAGGCATGTTCTTGTTGCTGCCATTGAGCAAGTGAACTGGAGAATGAGGCTGGTTGAGGAGGAGGCATCAGCGGGCTGGgcagaagctgtgctgctgtcagtTTCTTAATGTGGCTTTTCCTCTTCCAGGCTCAAGACAAAATCAAATTCCTCTGTGTCGAAAaggtaaggaagaaaaagccatAAGTGGCACTTCCAGGTTCTCTGAGTGAGGGCTGCCTCGCAGAGGGAACAGCACTGAGCCCAGAGAAGCAATTCCTTACCTTGTGTCAGGGGTTGGATGGAAAGACGTTGTCTTGTGAAGAGCATCATGTTCTTTAGGGGCCCTCCATCTGCTTTGTGTGCCAGGTGGTGAGCCTTGATTTCAGAGAGGGGGATGAAACGTTTTGTCATCCGCACAAACTGGACGTCCACCTGGGAAGTGATGGGCAGCAAAGGAGCAGGGTTGGAGGAGGAGATGGCCTCCAGATGTCAGACCAGCTCTTTGGGGAGATGAAGATTTTTCAGCTGAAGCAAGTGACTGATGTGTACTATCTTATAGTAGTAGGGGAGATTTTCCTTGCTCAAGGCTACCAGAACTTTCAGATACTTCTGGCAGGTGATTTGTTTACATGAATCTCAGCACTGTGCACTAACAACAGACATTCACGTTGGCACAGACAATACGAAGTTAAGATGTGGGATGTAGCCAGCCTGGTGAACAGTCACTTCCCTATAATTTAGTGTGCCTTGAAACTACGGCTTTGTTTGCTGTACACTGAGAGTGGTACTTAAAGATGTTCCTTCTGTCTCCTAACCCAGAATCATGCTGTGTGTGGAGGTCAGCTCTGCATCCAAGTCAGATTCGAAAATTTAGTGAGCTATATTTTGGCAGCCTTCTGCAAGAGACAGGGGAAAAGGCTGAGAAAATCATCAAGACTTGATTTTCTCTCCAGAGAAAAAGCTCAGCTGGGACAGACGCTTACAAGGACATGCAGTATGATGCAAAGAGGCTTCTACCTTCACTGTGCTTGCACACAGAGCTTGAAACAGCTGTATTTAGTTTACTACGTTACCATGGACCATTTGGGGTTCTCTTTTCTGCTGGTGGAATCATAATGAGGATCCTTCTGATCAAACTGTGTGTGATCAGGGTATGCCTCCTTTACGATCTgaagcagaagggaaggagaatgtGAGACAAGTTCTCATCAGTTAAAAACTATTGTCAGCAAAGGGTATGACATGCCCTTGAGCAAGCTGTGGCTAAGACATAAGGAATAATCCTGGTGCAAAAATGAGCCTTGCATTCCCTGACCTCCATTCTGGTGGTCAgatacatttctttctgttacaTTCCTTGGGTAGAAGCACTGCAGAACAGTACAGCTGTCAAAGCAGCATCACCACCTCTTTGGAGAGCAAGGTGGAAGGAGCACACGGAACAGAAGAAAACTGGGTAGACGGTGACAGTCGTCAGTGACGAGGTCCCCTCttgaagaaaaagcttttctgtgctCTAGGTTTTATACTACTGCCTTGCAGGCTCAGATGAGTAGAATTTAGTGAATCAGATTTTAATCAGAGTGTGAAGCAACACTTGACTTGTCTGGAAGTGCTCTGAAATGTCAGCAGGAAAAGCAGTTTGGAGCATCTCTCCCCAGGGCAATGGAATGAGTCAGCCCTGCTGTGACATGTACTGTTGAGCCTAGATGCCCTAGGCTCACTTGCTCCTCGACTGGACAACTTCTGCACTACTTTGGTGCTAAGACAGAAGTAGGGCTAATGAGCTGTTTGATAATCCATTGATGATTATTTCCCCCCCACTCctaaaacacagaacaaagcaGGCACTCACCTTGACGATGCCAACAATGCCAGGCTCTTTACAGTTACTGTGGTAGAAGAAGGCCTGCTGCCCAAGTTTCATGGCCCTCAGGAAATTCCTTGCCTGTCAGATGGAAACAAGACTTTGAGCTCTTTATATGAAGCTCTTGGGGTTTCATTTATAAGCAGCTAGGAACAAGAACTAACAGGAGGTATATAGGCATGAAAGATACTCAGGTAAGGGTTCCTACCATTGTCACACAGATGTTTTGTGCTGCAGTGAAATGATGTAAAAGCAGGGCTAGAGACCCTGTTGTTAGAGAGCATGGGAGgactcagcagctcagccaccACTGTTCAGACATAGCAGAAGACTTAAGTTAGCTGTCAGCCaacaagcagcagagcagatcACACACAGGGGGAAGTGTATCTATATCTGCTGCGGGAAGCACACGTGGATTTCCTTCGCAGAGAGGCCTGGAACAGAAAGCTGTATCCTGACAAGGCACAGCATTTGGGTAAGTCCAGATTTGCTAAAGTTGTCAAGGGAAATAAAGGCTTACTTACCTGGTAGTTTCTTACTCCATCCCAAAAGGTTGTCTGATTGGGCTGAGCTTTCAAGTCGTCAATGCTGAACTGCCAAATGGAATGAGTCAAGTTCAGGAGGCAGTCTGATCTTTAGTGTCTACCTTGTGCCTAAACATTTGTTCCTAGTTGTTCTGTCAGTTATAGCACGAACTTGACACAGGTTTTTTTGAATCCCACAGGGACTAAAGAAAAGCCTTCCCATAGGAGGAACAGTGTAAAGGCAGAGTGTGAAGCAGATGCTACCCCTGCTGCCAACAGCTAAGCATCCTGAGGGCCTGATTTCCTTTTATTACAAGTACCACACCCCAAGGTTGTCACCCTGGAAAAGAATGCCATGATTTCCTTCTGTCTCCACGAAGGCAAATGTATTTTTGAGAAGACACAATAGAGTTAACATTGCAAACCATCTGAACTAGCTTATCCTGTAACTCAGCGTTCAGGCAGTAAGGCTCTGGCTAGCAGTGTAACTGCTCCTGTGCTTTGCTGAATAAGGATGCTTGTCAGTGCTTACTTTCACATCCACTCCCTTCTCGAGCCTGCTCTCTGGTTCTGATTTCAGAAGCCAGTGACAGTATGTTATCTTGCTTTCCTCCCCACCGGAGTCAGATTCTTTTGTCTTCTTCCAGTTCTTCCATCCTGACTTAGAACTCCCAGCTGGAGCTTTTGTGgacttctcttcttcctccttatCTGGACTCTCCGCCTCAGTTTTGGCAATTTTAGCATCAGGCtcttttttatcttaaaaaaaaaaccaaaaaaacccctattcaGATAAAACACAGTTTGTTTCCAATAAGGACTGGTGCTAAAGCATGTCCAGTCATCCAAGCTGTTTTCACACACTGGTGTCTGTCTGCAGCAGAAGACCCCAGATGCTATGGGTAAGGCAGCTGCATGATTCACCAGCATTTTCTGGGTATTTCCAGTTTGCATCTGAAATAAGGATATGTGTTTTGTTGTGTTGATTTAGGTGAGTCTGCTGAATAACAGGGAAATTCAGCAGCAGTGCAAGCTATTGGAATTACTGTAGTAGCTGGAAACCTTAGATTAAGGCTCCACTGTGATACCTGGATGGCTTATATCCATATTTGTCCAGAACCCAGATAGGAAAAAACAGTTAATAAGAAGTGATTAAAGAGCTCTTCATAAATGGGCATGAGTTACATTTCTTAACCACCTCGGGCTGAGAACACGTCATTGTCCCTACTGTATCTCTAGCAGATGTGTCTCAGTCACACATGGATGCTCAGCCCATTTGCAGAGGAAATGCTGTCTGTAAGCCTTGTGGTTTTGAAAGATGGTTAAGATGACTGTCTGTAATTTAACTATAGCTTGGGACCTCAAGTGAGAGATGCTGAATTAGTTAGGGTGTCAGCACAGACCTGCTACTGCTCCTTTGTCCCTCTTTCTGCTTGGCCAAGGCATCTCTGGTCACTGAATTATCCTCTCTTCACTGAGAAGCACCTGCTGAAtgagagaagaagaaacaatTACTGCTTATTCAGGCAAGCTGAAAAAAGTAGAGCTCTTTGAGACAGAGAGCTGTAAAATCTGTGCTCTCAGTGGAGAGCAAATACACGTCCTTCCTTGAGCTCAGCCATTTCCTCTATCAGTGCAAGTGCTGGCACTGGCTGAGGACCACACCCGTGGTGTGCTGGAGCCTGGAGGCCTCCACAGCAGAGCTCTGATGGACATCAGCAGCGGGGCTCCTTCTCTACGCAGCACACAGCTGTTGGAGAAAAGTCCGGAAGGTGCTTGGTTTAAGCCTGGCCCCTCCGTGGTGTACGAGAGGGGTTGTGCTTTTGGAAAAGGCAGAACAACTTGCCTCcagagctcagccctgcctCGTACCAGGGGTATCTGGCTCAGCTTCTCGTTCATACAGATTATGCACGCAAAGTCCTGTCGGGAAAGGCAGCGAGTTGGCCGGTTCAGCCCCCTGCCCCTTCTGCCAGCAGCCCGTCAGGAGTTGCTTGGCTCTCAGCTGGCCTCTTTCTGCCAGAGCGGGTGGCATCAACTTTTCCACCTCCCATGCCaagcttctcctctccctctcccccacCCACCTACCgcccctccccaagccccctCTCTCCCCGGCTCTGCCCGCAGCAGCCCCCTCACCTCGGCCCGGGGGGAAGGATGCTCTCGCCTCTCCCGAGCCCCGGCAGCTGAGGAGGGAACTcgccgccccgcgccgggcCGCCCTCGGAAGTGGGTGACCGTTATGCAAAAGCTAAGGCATGGCCTGTGGGCTCGCCTCCTTCCCCGCAGCCACCGCGCGTCGGGACTACAGCTCCCAGcctgccccggccccggcgcgctgcccgccgccggccccgccatGGCGCGCCGAGCGGCCCGCGGCCTGGCccgcctgctgctgcccaggggcgATCCCCAGGCGCGCCGCGGCATCGCCTCCTGCATCGACCGTAAGGCTCCGCCGCGGCCGGCCCGGGGGCGAGCGGGACCCGGCGGCCGCGGCCATCCCCTCGTCGGGGCGGGAGCGGGGAGGTGACCCTGCGCCTTCCCCTTGCCTCTGCGAGGTCGTGGCGGTAGCTCGCGGTTGACCGTGAATCGAGGAATCTCTCGAGGAGATTCAGTAAAGCTCAGTGGAGGGTTgtgtggggaaggagctgggctgctgcacCCTGTCAGCCAGGGTCACGGACCGGCTGTTACCGGGGACCGTGCTGCCGTTCACTGAGGgttgggcaggctgagagttgggcacagaggaacctgctggggttcaacaaaggcaaggGTGGAGTCCTGcactggggaggaacaaccccctgccccaggacaggctgggggtgacctgctggagagcagctccaggagagagacctcccagtgttggctgataataaactgaccatgaacagcaacgtgccctcgtgggcaagaagccaacggcagcctgggggcatcaagaagagtgtgggcagcagggccagggaggttctcctcctcttttctgccctggtgaggcctcatctggagtcctgtgtccagttctgggcagtTACCTCTGTCAGCACAGTTCATGGTAGCCCCAAGGAACAGAGAAGTGGTCTCTGTAGCACAGAGCCTGAACTGTTGGTGTGAGTTAAGGGACACTTTGGAGCTGTTGAGGGTATAGAAGAGGTGATAGCCATTGCTTCCCTGCAACAGACACATATtctgttctcctcctccttttctagCATCTGCTGGGCTGACTGAGGAGCAGAAGGAATTCCAAAAAGTTGCCCTTGATTTTGCTGCCAAGGAGATGGCTCCTCACATGGCTGAGTGGGACGAAAAGGTAGGACAGCAGCACAAAGGTTGCACTGCTGACTTTTTCCTCCCTCAGGAAGTTATGGTCCTTGGGTTTCATCAGAAGGGTTCGTGCAGTAGCTCCTCAGTTCTGCTGTACCACCTCTAAAGAGTTTATTTGAAGCTGCTGCTCTAGCAGGGGTGGGAAGCTATCAGAAATTCATTGAAGCTTTCCTAGGCCAGGCTATTCAGTCATCTGAAAACCTGTTCTTCCTCCTGAAGATGGTACGTAACTATCTAGGTAGCTGCCTCTTCTTTAAACCACCCAGTGAACTTAAACCCTGCAGGAGTGTGGGACTGGCCTTGGTGGCCCAGGTGTCCCAGAAAGAAGAGGTTGAATATTGAGATTGAGTTGATGATGAATGTTCGCTTGTGCCCATCCCAACAGGAAATATTCCCGGTGGAAGCCATGCGGAAGGCGGCGCAGCTGGGGTTCGGCGGCATCTACGTGAAACCAGACGTCGGTGGCTCGGGATTGTCACGACTTGATACCTCCATAATCTTTGAGGCTTTATCAACGGGATGTACCAGCACCACTGCTTACATGAGCATCCACAAGTGAGTGTCTGTGGAGCGGTGGATGGTGTCAGCCTGGCTGGAAAACACGTTTTCCCCGTGGGCTGTGAACCCAGCTGGAGACAGCTCTCTTGGTGCTGCCTGTTAGTTAAGGCTGGGGCCTCAGGTGGACACATCCCTGTGAGGATCTCTTGATGGCAGTAAACAAATAGGCTGAAAAACCTGAGATGCCACCGAGAAGTAATTTTAGCTTTGTGGCGTGCAAGAGCAGATTAAGTCCTGGATTCTGTTCCCTGCTCTCCCACTTAAGCTGTCTATAGATAGCAGCCTGCCTGGAAAAAGCCTTTGTGCTTTGGTTGCActgtgacagagcccagaggctccAGCTGATGCCAGGGCTCTATCCTGCTTGCACAGATGTGCCTCCTTCTCCCAGGTGTAGTTCTGAAGAGACAGCAGGGCTTAGCACTGCGGGGAGTGCCGAGGCTATGCAATAGGACTCTGCTGTCCCACAAGGCCGTGGTGAATGGAAGGTGATCTTCCTCCTGGCTTCTGTGGCACCTCACTTTGGTCTGTTTTGAGGAGGAGCAATATGCTTTCAAGCCTCGTTGCTTTTGACTGAACCCCATTGTCTGTTCAGCCAGGGGTGTTCTTGTGTAACTCACCTTCctcccagggctgtgttcaCCTACTGTAAGgctgctccctctctcctgctccagcatgtgTGCCTGGATGATCGACACCTTTGGCAACGAGGAACAGAGGCGCAGGTTCTGCCCCTCCCTCTGTAGCATGGAAAGATTTGCTTCTTACTGCCTGACTGAGCCAGGTGAGCATCCTTAACCAAGAAATCTCCCTTCCTGTGCTCTTAACATAGTTTAACTGGACATGAATGTTGCGTGGAGCTGGAGGTGAAAAATGCCTTTTCATGTTCATTTGGGCAGTCACTGGGAAGTTGGGAAGGGGCAGATGGGAGTTGCTGAGGTGCTCATGGTACAAACCTGAATGTCATTGGGTATGTTTCCCGGGAGAGTGTGCAGGCTCTGGACCTGCTGCTTCACTGGCTGCTTCCTTACCTCTCGAGCAGGAAGTGGAAGTGATGCAGCTTCCCTGCTGACCTCAGCACAGAGGAAAGGGGACACCTACATCCTGAACGGCTCCAAGGTACCCTCTTTGCTCCTCCTACAGCTGCTGGATGGTTCTGCATGCACATGGGGCCCTGGTTCTCACTGTCTTTTCAATTTCCTACTGTCTCCTCATCTCTGTGTACTCTGCCAAGGTAGGGTGTGCTCTACAGAGCAGTCACCAGAACGTGGTACAGTTGGGTTCCTAAATACCTCCTGGCTGTGGGTTCTTTGCCCCTCCATCCTTGTACTCAGGGTTAGCAGAAAGCCACTTCTTTCTTGTGCCCTTCTGCAGGCCTTCATCAGCGGGGGAGGTGACACTGATGTGTACGTGGTCATGTGTCGCACTGGAGGCCCAGGCCCCAAGGGCATCTCCTGCCTGGTACTGGAGAAGGGGACACCAGGGCTCAGCTTTggcaagaaagagaagaaggtaagaggctttggttttgcttcctgTGTCTTTGAGGGAAGTGCAGGACAGAGATGAGCTCATCTGTACAAAGAGTTAGGGATCTCATCTTGGATGGGACCACAATC includes the following:
- the THYN1 gene encoding thymocyte nuclear protein 1, coding for MPWPSRKRDKGAVADKKEPDAKIAKTEAESPDKEEEEKSTKAPAGSSKSGWKNWKKTKESDSGGEESKITYCHWLLKSEPESRLEKGVDVKFSIDDLKAQPNQTTFWDGVRNYQARNFLRAMKLGQQAFFYHSNCKEPGIVGIVKIVKEAYPDHTQFDQKDPHYDSTSRKENPKWSMVDVQFVRMTKRFIPLSEIKAHHLAHKADGGPLKNMMLFTRQRLSIQPLTQEEFDFVLSLEEEKPH
- the ACAD8 gene encoding isobutyryl-CoA dehydrogenase, mitochondrial isoform X1 produces the protein MARRAARGLARLLLPRGDPQARRGIASCIDPSAGLTEEQKEFQKVALDFAAKEMAPHMAEWDEKEIFPVEAMRKAAQLGFGGIYVKPDVGGSGLSRLDTSIIFEALSTGCTSTTAYMSIHNMCAWMIDTFGNEEQRRRFCPSLCSMERFASYCLTEPGSGSDAASLLTSAQRKGDTYILNGSKAFISGGGDTDVYVVMCRTGGPGPKGISCLVLEKGTPGLSFGKKEKKVGWNSQPTRAVIFEDCVVPVGNRLGAEGQGFSIAMKGLNGGRINIASCSLGAAHASVLLAQEHLTVRKQFGEPLANNQYLQFGLAEMATRLLAARLMVRNAARALQEGRDDAPVLCSMAKLFATDECFAICNQALQMHGGYGYLKDYAVQQFVRDIRVHQILEGTNEVMRMIVARNLLQG
- the ACAD8 gene encoding isobutyryl-CoA dehydrogenase, mitochondrial isoform X2, with the protein product MVAPRNREVVSVAQSLNCWSSAGLTEEQKEFQKVALDFAAKEMAPHMAEWDEKEIFPVEAMRKAAQLGFGGIYVKPDVGGSGLSRLDTSIIFEALSTGCTSTTAYMSIHNMCAWMIDTFGNEEQRRRFCPSLCSMERFASYCLTEPGSGSDAASLLTSAQRKGDTYILNGSKAFISGGGDTDVYVVMCRTGGPGPKGISCLVLEKGTPGLSFGKKEKKVGWNSQPTRAVIFEDCVVPVGNRLGAEGQGFSIAMKGLNGGRINIASCSLGAAHASVLLAQEHLTVRKQFGEPLANNQYLQFGLAEMATRLLAARLMVRNAARALQEGRDDAPVLCSMAKLFATDECFAICNQALQMHGGYGYLKDYAVQQFVRDIRVHQILEGTNEVMRMIVARNLLQG